In Carya illinoinensis cultivar Pawnee chromosome 6, C.illinoinensisPawnee_v1, whole genome shotgun sequence, a single genomic region encodes these proteins:
- the LOC122312331 gene encoding metalloendoproteinase 2-MMP-like: protein MRFFCLFAFAVAVSFFLSSTPASAHFFPNITSIPPWLNATHGAWDSFRNLSGCHPGEKADGLSKLKNYLKHFGYINSTSNFTDDFDSDLKTAIETYQKNFNLNVTGDLDPETVQQIVRPRCGVADIVNGSTTMNSGKTTQSSNATHIHTVSHYTFFPGKPRWPQSNRDLTYAFQPENQLTDVVKNVFTAAFSRWSAVTALTFTQTDSWADADLKIGFFEGDHGDGEPFDGLLGTLAHAFSPTSGRLHLDADENWVVSSDITEATETSAVDLESVAVHEIGHLLGLGHSSVEGSIMYPTIPSRSRKVELASDDILGIQELYGANPSYNGSTSTTPSSENEGDTVYGSSAQISGSLWGFKAAMAAGFGLLLVL, encoded by the coding sequence ATGAGATTTTTCTGCTTGTTCGCGTTTGCAGTTGCAGTGTCGTTCTTCCTCTCCTCCACTCCAGCCTCTGCTCATTTCTTCCCTAATATCACATCGATACCGCCGTGGTTGAACGCCACCCATGGCGCGTGGGACTCGTTCAGGAATCTCTCCGGCTGCCACCCAGGAGAAAAAGCCGACGGCTTGTCCAAGCTCAAGAACTACTTGAAACACTTTGGTTACATCAACTCCACGTCCAATTTCACCGACGACTTCGATAGCGACCTCAAAACCGCCATCGAAACCTACCAGAAGAACTTCAACCTCAACGTCACGGGTGACCTCGACCCAGAGACCGTTCAGCAGATAGTGCGGCCCAGATGCGGTGTCGCTGATATTGTGAACGGCTCCACGACCATGAACTCCGGGAAAACGACGCAGTCGTCCAACGCTACGCACATACACACCGTCTCTCACTACACCTTCTTCCCCGGTAAGCCGCGGTGGCCGCAATCTAACCGGGACCTTACCTACGCATTCCAGCCGGAAAACCAGCTGACTGACGTCGTCAAGAACGTGTTCACTGCCGCCTTCAGCCGGTGGTCAGCCGTGACAGCTTTGACATTCACACAGACGGACTCGTGGGCCGATGCCGACCTCAAGATCGGTTTCTTTGAGGGGGACCACGGAGATGGAGAGCCGTTCGACGGTCTACTCGGAACGCTGGCCCACGCGTTCTCGCCTACAAGCGGACGGCTCCACCTGGATGCAGACGAGAATTGGGTGGTATCGAGTGACATCACCGAAGCGACGGAGACGTCGGCAGTGGACCTGGAGTCGGTAGCGGTGCACGAGATCGGGCATCTTCTGGGGCTGGGCCACTCCTCAGTGGAAGGCTCGATCATGTACCCAACGATCCCGTCCCGATCGAGGAAGGTAGAGCTGGCCAGCGACGACATCTTGGGGATACAGGAGCTGTACGGAGCAAACCCGAGCTACAACGGTTCGACTTCTACTACACCGTCCAGCGAGAACGAGGGAGACACTGTTTATGGCAGTTCCGCCCAGATTTCTGGTTCTTTGTGGGGCTTCAAGGCTGCCATGGCCGCCGGTTTTGGCTTATTGTTGGTCTtgtaa